The genomic interval GCGTCAGTGAACGGTCCCCCACCCAGAGCGAGTCGAACCCGGCGGCTTCCGCGTCCCGGGCGAACCCGGCGATCGCCTCGGCGCGCGCGTGCGTGCCGTACTGCGGAAGGGCGATACCTATGTCGATGCCTGATTCCATGCCTTTGTCCATGGCTTCATCCTGTACTCGGGGTGATGCCGTCCTCCGAGAACCACTCACGTGACGCCTGTCACTCCCCTGCCGCTCCTCGGCCCACGCGGCTCACCCGTGGCGCCGGCCGCGCACTCCCGGGCGGCCCTGACCCGGACGGCCCCGGCCCTTCGGGTCGCCCGGCGTGCGCCGCGGCCCTCCCCGTGTCAGCGTGGTGCGGGACCCGTGGCGCACAAGGAGGTCCGTCCCATGAGCGGCAACAAGGCCTGGCTCGTCGAGATCAGCATCAAGGAGCACGACCACACGGTCACCGCCGAGGCCCGGCTCACCGGCAGGGCGCCGGGTCCGATGGTCGGCGAGGGCACGGCGCGCTGTCACCCCGCCGACGAGAACGTACCGGACATCGGCGACGAGCTCGCGGCGGCCCGCGCCCTGAACAGGCTGTCCGACCAGCTGCTGGACACCGCGATCAAGGACATCCAGTCCCATACGCACGAACGGGTGCACGGCATCCACAACTGACCGAGGCCGAGTCGACGAGCGGCCCGCCCCCGCAGCACGCCCATGCCCGCCCATAGCAGGGACGGGCATGGGCGTCGCCCTTTTATCGAACTCCAGTTCCCTTAATGCACTCGAACCCCTTACATCGCCTGAACGCATCTCACTTCTTGAACATTCAATGAACTGCCCTTAGAGTGAGCGTCCGGGAAGTTCTTGAACTTTAAATAACCTTTAGGAGCTCCCGCCTCCCCCCCATGTAAGGAGTCGTCGTGAAGTCCACCCGCAAGGCCTGGGCCACAGCCATCGCCCTCGGCGTCCTCGCCGCGAGCGGAGCCACCGTCGCCGCCGCCACCCCCTCCGCCCGCCCCGCGTCCGCGAGCGAGGAGGAGCAGCTCCAGAAGCTGTACAAGGACGCCGTCGCCGAGGGCGGCCGTCTGGTCGTCTACGCCGGTGGTGACAAGCCGGGCCAGGCCGACTACCTCAAGAACGCGTTCGTCAAGCAGTTCCCCAAGATGAAGGTCGACACCGTCGTCGACTTCAGCAAGAACCACGACGCGCGCCTCGACAACCAGATAGCCGAGCACAAGGTCGTGGCCGACGTCGTCCACCTCCAGACGCTCGACGACTTCCCGCGCTGGAAGAAGGAAGGGGCGCTGGAGAATTACAAGCCGGTCGGCTGGAACAAGGTCTACGACAAGGTCAAGGACAAGGACGGCTACTACACCGGCCTGTTCTTCATCGGCTTCGCCAACGTCACCGCCACCACGCTCGGCGACAACGCCCCCGTCGAGGCCCAGGACTTCCTCAAGCCCGAGTACAAGGACAAGCTCGTCTTCACCTACCCCAACGACGACGACGCCGTCCTGTACTACTTCAAGCAGCTCACCGACAAGTACGGCTTCGACTACCTGAAGAAGCTGCGCGCCCAGAACCCCACGTTCGTCCGCGGCACCGCCGACGCCTCCGCCCAGGTCGGCAAGGACGGCTACGTGGCGAACTTCGGCAGCTCGGGCAG from Streptomyces albireticuli carries:
- a CDS encoding ABC transporter substrate-binding protein, which translates into the protein MKSTRKAWATAIALGVLAASGATVAAATPSARPASASEEEQLQKLYKDAVAEGGRLVVYAGGDKPGQADYLKNAFVKQFPKMKVDTVVDFSKNHDARLDNQIAEHKVVADVVHLQTLDDFPRWKKEGALENYKPVGWNKVYDKVKDKDGYYTGLFFIGFANVTATTLGDNAPVEAQDFLKPEYKDKLVFTYPNDDDAVLYYFKQLTDKYGFDYLKKLRAQNPTFVRGTADASAQVGKDGYVANFGSSGSSSGLSKTSIPEKSPWVAWPQTGAILKDAPHKAAAKLYMSWILSKQYQQTSYGWSARTDVAAPAGRKGIFDYDNMNPLGLGDFMSDRAALDRYKARVSLYVGDVKGANPADPESKLGLYPVDQNGTQG
- a CDS encoding DUF1876 domain-containing protein; its protein translation is MSGNKAWLVEISIKEHDHTVTAEARLTGRAPGPMVGEGTARCHPADENVPDIGDELAAARALNRLSDQLLDTAIKDIQSHTHERVHGIHN